The Vulgatibacter sp. genome window below encodes:
- a CDS encoding carboxypeptidase-like regulatory domain-containing protein, whose protein sequence is MRSHLLRLVCSSLVVAGFAACGEDEEKEPPCDAVADTGCAPGLTCEWATDGSTLCAAPVVLRGQVVDLADESPVEGARVVALDVNGAPLATVAVTDEDGNYEMPVPHERQRDGSPVGVALTLRVDASGFQTFPSGIRQALPIDTTAAADDEGKLVVESALTEVGLIELPDAVGLGSLSGTVSLPERRPGVLVVAERNGVGVSGIADRDGSYRIFNLPAADYEVTGYTRGVSFEARTATVAEGADTVLDLARSEAATARLSGKVSIVNPGDGNATSIILVLESLFDEATLRGESPPGLRAPNPGLAPDVTGAFSIDGIPAGRYVVLAGFENDRLVRDPDTSIGGTAIVRQELGAGADVALPESFKITGALAFLPPLGFEPVGVTAAPTISWEDDSSEDAYEVRVFDALGDEVWTHTEPGHSGSTPAVTYGGPLDPGMYYQVKVRSLKDDRGTMVPISQTEDLAGVFFAE, encoded by the coding sequence ATGCGTTCGCACCTTCTGCGTCTCGTCTGCTCGTCCCTCGTCGTCGCCGGCTTCGCCGCCTGCGGTGAAGACGAGGAGAAGGAGCCCCCCTGCGACGCCGTCGCCGACACCGGCTGCGCGCCGGGGCTCACCTGCGAGTGGGCCACCGACGGCAGCACCCTCTGCGCGGCGCCGGTCGTGCTCCGCGGGCAGGTCGTCGATCTCGCCGACGAGAGCCCGGTCGAGGGCGCGCGGGTAGTGGCCCTCGACGTGAACGGCGCGCCGCTCGCCACCGTCGCGGTGACCGACGAGGACGGCAACTACGAGATGCCGGTGCCGCACGAGCGCCAGCGCGACGGATCGCCGGTGGGGGTCGCGCTCACCCTGCGCGTCGACGCCTCCGGCTTCCAGACCTTTCCCTCGGGCATCCGGCAGGCGCTGCCGATCGACACCACGGCAGCAGCGGACGACGAGGGCAAGCTCGTGGTCGAGAGCGCCCTCACCGAGGTGGGCCTGATCGAGCTGCCGGACGCCGTCGGCCTCGGCTCACTCTCCGGCACGGTGTCGCTCCCCGAGCGCCGGCCCGGCGTGCTGGTCGTCGCCGAGCGCAACGGCGTCGGCGTGAGCGGCATCGCGGATCGCGACGGCAGCTACCGGATCTTCAACCTGCCTGCGGCCGACTACGAGGTCACCGGCTACACCCGCGGCGTGAGCTTCGAGGCCCGCACCGCCACGGTGGCGGAAGGCGCCGACACCGTGCTCGACCTGGCGCGCTCCGAAGCGGCGACGGCGCGGCTCTCGGGCAAGGTCTCGATCGTCAACCCGGGTGACGGCAACGCCACCTCGATCATCCTGGTCCTCGAGTCGCTCTTCGACGAGGCCACCCTGCGCGGCGAATCGCCCCCGGGGCTGCGCGCGCCGAATCCGGGCCTCGCCCCGGACGTCACCGGCGCCTTCTCGATCGACGGGATCCCCGCTGGCCGCTACGTCGTCCTCGCCGGCTTCGAGAACGATCGGCTCGTCCGCGATCCCGACACCTCGATCGGCGGCACCGCGATCGTCCGCCAGGAGCTCGGCGCCGGCGCCGACGTGGCCCTGCCCGAGTCCTTCAAGATCACCGGCGCCCTCGCCTTCCTCCCCCCGCTGGGCTTCGAGCCCGTCGGCGTCACCGCGGCGCCGACGATCTCCTGGGAGGACGATTCGTCGGAGGATGCCTACGAGGTGCGGGTCTTCGACGCGCTCGGCGACGAGGTCTGGACCCACACCGAGCCCGGCCACAGCGGCTCGACGCCTGCCGTCACCTACGGCGGGCCCCTCGATCCGGGCATGTACTACCAGGTGAAGGTCCGCTCGCTGAAGGACGACCGCGGCACCATGGTGCCGATCTCGCAGACCGAGGACCTCGCCGGCGTCTTCTTCGCCGAGTGA
- a CDS encoding cytochrome-c peroxidase produces MRGDGINRALLAATLVVAMAQAACGTETPAPDDGTDPGILGDNGLGRGRENGGKPAEPPPPSPGTDAEAPAEDTRLEGTLALVPLSTIRVPRPIGGDIINQEAAIALGKAFFWDVQVGSDGAVACASCHYHAGTDDRRMNTLHPGADGAFDSGGVTAAGQLFDGSNIAGTSDDRVGSQGVIGGTFVASSKNSPVDMCTPNEQAPFFGNRQVTDRNTPTAIGAVYYRVNFWDGRASDQFNGADPFGGTDNAGEHLGELIGNSSLASQSVGPPLNPTEMSCAGRLFNGPNSLASKLLDAPILGSQQVHPEDSVLGRFSAYPDNGLDCSKGPCTYRQLIVHAFGGRMAEKAQSQFSRIWGQAIQAYEATLIPDDTPLDRFLAGNASALTERQQLGLAIFKGEAGPAVQRQLPCTVCHAGPELSDATVGAVFANGGSKLAPFVGNDLGFHNIGVTAPFPFVPMPANFDPGRGGVGPNGAPLSDSGSIFDMGSFKTPTLRNAELTAPYFHNGSASTLAEVVAFYNRGGNFQPAAIRPLGLTAEEQEALVDFLGDPLTDCRVEKKRAPFDHPSIDVPNGPSFPAIGAEGLGACP; encoded by the coding sequence ATGAGGGGGGATGGAATCAACCGGGCGCTGCTCGCGGCGACGCTGGTGGTCGCCATGGCGCAGGCTGCCTGCGGCACGGAGACACCGGCGCCGGACGACGGAACGGATCCAGGCATCCTGGGGGACAACGGCCTCGGCCGCGGCAGGGAGAATGGCGGCAAGCCGGCGGAGCCGCCGCCGCCTTCGCCAGGGACCGACGCCGAGGCACCCGCGGAGGATACGCGACTCGAGGGGACGTTGGCGCTGGTGCCCCTCTCCACGATCCGGGTGCCCCGGCCGATTGGGGGCGACATCATCAACCAGGAAGCGGCCATCGCGCTCGGCAAGGCGTTCTTCTGGGACGTGCAGGTGGGCAGCGACGGCGCCGTCGCCTGCGCGAGCTGCCACTACCACGCCGGCACCGACGACCGGCGGATGAACACGCTCCATCCGGGCGCGGACGGTGCCTTCGACAGCGGCGGCGTCACCGCGGCCGGGCAGCTCTTCGACGGCTCGAACATCGCCGGCACCAGCGACGATCGGGTCGGCTCGCAGGGGGTGATCGGCGGAACCTTCGTCGCCTCCAGCAAGAACAGCCCGGTGGACATGTGCACGCCCAACGAGCAGGCGCCCTTCTTCGGAAACCGGCAGGTCACCGACCGGAACACGCCGACGGCGATCGGCGCGGTCTACTACCGGGTGAACTTCTGGGACGGCAGGGCGAGCGACCAGTTCAACGGCGCCGATCCCTTCGGCGGCACCGACAACGCCGGCGAGCACCTCGGGGAGCTGATCGGCAACTCGAGCCTCGCGTCGCAGTCGGTGGGCCCGCCGCTCAACCCCACGGAGATGTCCTGCGCGGGCCGCCTCTTCAACGGTCCGAACAGCCTCGCCAGCAAGCTGCTCGACGCGCCGATCCTCGGTTCGCAGCAGGTCCACCCCGAGGACAGCGTGCTGGGGCGGTTCTCGGCCTATCCGGACAACGGGCTCGATTGCTCGAAGGGGCCGTGCACCTACCGGCAGCTCATCGTCCACGCCTTCGGCGGCAGGATGGCGGAGAAGGCGCAGAGCCAGTTCAGCCGGATCTGGGGCCAGGCGATCCAGGCCTACGAGGCGACGCTCATTCCCGACGACACGCCCCTCGATCGCTTCCTCGCCGGCAACGCCAGCGCGCTCACCGAGCGGCAGCAGCTCGGCCTCGCGATCTTCAAGGGCGAGGCGGGGCCCGCCGTGCAGCGGCAGCTGCCCTGCACGGTGTGCCACGCGGGCCCCGAGCTCTCCGATGCGACGGTCGGCGCGGTCTTCGCCAACGGGGGGAGCAAGCTCGCGCCCTTCGTGGGCAACGACCTCGGCTTCCACAACATCGGCGTGACCGCGCCCTTCCCCTTCGTGCCGATGCCGGCGAACTTCGACCCGGGGCGCGGCGGCGTCGGACCCAACGGCGCGCCGCTCTCGGATAGCGGATCGATCTTCGACATGGGCTCGTTCAAGACGCCCACCCTGCGCAACGCGGAGCTGACGGCGCCCTACTTCCACAACGGCAGCGCATCGACGCTTGCCGAGGTGGTGGCCTTCTACAACCGGGGCGGAAACTTCCAGCCGGCAGCGATCCGCCCCCTCGGCCTCACCGCCGAGGAGCAGGAGGCCCTGGTCGACTTCCTCGGCGATCCGCTCACCGATTGCCGGGTGGAGAAGAAGCGGGCGCCCTTCGACCATCCGTCGATCGACGTGCCCAACGGGCCGAGCTTCCCCGCCATCGGCGCGGAAGGGCTCGGGGCGTGCCCGTAG
- a CDS encoding pirin family protein: MNRREALKLMVAAGATVAAACKSGVEEPSAEAQADAFLGSEPLGTPPWKTLDPFLFCVHHDDAYPAGNEQFGPAASLAGREIGRDFGGKDGWSMYHGEVVPGFPRHPHRGFETVTVVRKGLIDHADSLGAGARYGDGDVQWLTAGAGINHAEMFPLLDRTAPNPVDFFQIWVNLPRASKMAQPHFSMFWSDEVPRIVAEDAGGGSTEITVVAGQLGDRRAPQPPPDSWAARAEADVAIWSIRMSPGARWTLPAARPGTNRRLYFFRGEGLQVAGRAVAAQHSVDLLGERAVTLQSGASGAELLLLQGRPIGEPVVKYGPFVMNSQEEIRETIAAYRQTGFGGWPWGRSDPVHGAEEGRFARLIDGRIVRPT; the protein is encoded by the coding sequence ATGAACCGCAGAGAAGCATTGAAGTTGATGGTGGCTGCTGGCGCCACGGTGGCGGCAGCCTGCAAGAGCGGGGTGGAGGAGCCGTCGGCGGAGGCACAGGCCGATGCCTTCCTCGGCTCGGAGCCCCTGGGGACGCCGCCCTGGAAGACCCTCGACCCCTTCCTCTTCTGCGTCCACCACGACGACGCCTACCCCGCGGGCAACGAGCAATTCGGCCCGGCGGCTTCGCTGGCGGGCAGGGAGATCGGCCGCGACTTCGGGGGCAAGGACGGCTGGAGCATGTACCACGGCGAGGTGGTGCCCGGTTTCCCACGCCACCCGCACCGCGGCTTCGAGACGGTGACCGTCGTGCGCAAGGGGCTCATCGACCACGCCGACTCCCTCGGCGCCGGCGCCCGCTACGGCGACGGCGACGTGCAGTGGCTCACCGCCGGCGCGGGGATCAACCACGCGGAGATGTTTCCGCTCCTCGATCGGACGGCGCCCAATCCCGTCGACTTCTTCCAGATCTGGGTCAACCTGCCCCGGGCCAGCAAGATGGCGCAGCCCCATTTCTCCATGTTCTGGAGCGACGAGGTGCCGCGGATCGTCGCCGAGGATGCGGGCGGGGGCAGCACCGAGATCACCGTGGTCGCCGGGCAGTTGGGCGATCGCCGCGCGCCGCAGCCGCCGCCCGATTCCTGGGCTGCGCGTGCGGAGGCCGACGTGGCGATCTGGTCGATCCGGATGAGCCCCGGGGCGCGCTGGACGCTGCCTGCTGCGAGACCCGGCACCAACCGGCGCCTCTACTTCTTCCGGGGCGAGGGGCTGCAGGTGGCGGGGCGCGCGGTCGCCGCGCAGCACAGCGTCGATCTGCTCGGCGAGCGGGCGGTGACGCTGCAGAGCGGGGCGAGCGGCGCGGAGCTGCTGCTGCTCCAGGGCAGGCCCATCGGCGAGCCCGTGGTGAAATACGGCCCCTTCGTCATGAACTCGCAGGAGGAGATCCGCGAGACCATCGCCGCCTACCGGCAGACCGGCTTCGGCGGCTGGCCGTGGGGCAGAAGCGATCCGGTGCACGGCGCGGAGGAGGGGCGCTTCGCCCGGCTCATCGACGGCAGGATCGTCCGGCCGACGTGA
- a CDS encoding LysR family transcriptional regulator: protein MDLKEVAVFVQVVRSGSFTAAARELEMQKSSVSRKVAELEASLGARLLQRTTRTLHLTDEGRIFYEHGQRALAELEEAELALGGMRAEPRGLLRVTAPLSFGFVGPIVAAFLGHYPEVQVEMVCTDRVVDLVEEGFDVAIRAGRLPDTSLIARKLGHSPRFLVASRSYLKGRARPRKPEDLAGHTCLTFGSQHAVWRLASGERSAEVKVEGKLAANDYDLIREAAIAGGGIALVPELGCTGALREGKLERLLPAWTSEETPIHALYPSTRHLAAKVKAFVAFLQARMR from the coding sequence GTGGATCTGAAAGAGGTAGCGGTCTTCGTCCAGGTCGTCCGCTCCGGTAGCTTCACCGCCGCTGCCCGCGAGCTCGAGATGCAGAAGTCGAGCGTGAGCCGGAAGGTCGCGGAGCTCGAGGCGAGCCTGGGCGCGCGGCTCCTGCAGCGCACCACCCGCACCCTGCACCTCACCGACGAGGGGCGGATCTTCTACGAGCATGGCCAGCGGGCGCTGGCGGAGCTGGAGGAGGCGGAGCTCGCCTTGGGCGGGATGCGCGCCGAACCCCGCGGCCTGCTCCGCGTCACCGCGCCCCTCTCCTTCGGCTTCGTCGGGCCGATCGTCGCCGCGTTTCTCGGGCACTACCCCGAGGTGCAGGTGGAGATGGTCTGCACCGACCGCGTCGTGGATCTGGTGGAGGAGGGATTCGACGTGGCCATCCGTGCCGGCCGCCTCCCCGACACCTCGCTCATCGCCCGCAAGCTCGGCCACTCGCCCCGCTTCCTGGTGGCGAGCCGCTCCTACTTGAAGGGCCGAGCGCGACCGCGCAAGCCCGAGGACCTGGCGGGCCACACCTGCCTCACCTTCGGCTCGCAGCACGCGGTCTGGCGCCTCGCCTCCGGCGAGCGCAGCGCCGAGGTGAAGGTCGAGGGGAAGTTGGCGGCGAACGACTACGACCTAATCCGCGAGGCGGCGATCGCGGGTGGGGGCATCGCCCTCGTGCCGGAGCTCGGCTGCACGGGCGCGCTGCGCGAGGGGAAGCTCGAGCGGCTCCTCCCTGCGTGGACTTCGGAGGAGACGCCGATCCACGCCCTCTATCCGAGCACCCGGCACCTCGCGGCGAAGGTGAAGGCCTTCGTGGCGTTCCTGCAGGCACGGATGCGCTGA
- a CDS encoding YceI family protein gives MAKETWQIDTTHTTIGFTVRHMVVAKVHGRFTRFAGSVELGADGGPLSAEAVIEAASIDTQVGARDDHLRSADFFDAASHPELRFRSSAIEKAGSDRYRIAGTLAIRGVERDVVLEAEYLGRMKDPFGTDRIAFSAHTSIDRRDFGLTWNKAVEAGGVLVGDRIEIALEVQAVQAAAADAA, from the coding sequence ATGGCAAAAGAGACCTGGCAGATCGACACCACCCACACCACGATCGGCTTCACCGTCCGCCACATGGTGGTCGCGAAGGTGCACGGCCGCTTCACCCGCTTCGCCGGCAGCGTGGAGCTCGGGGCAGACGGCGGGCCCCTCTCCGCCGAGGCGGTGATCGAGGCGGCGAGCATCGACACGCAGGTCGGCGCCCGCGACGATCACCTCCGCTCCGCGGACTTCTTCGATGCGGCGAGCCACCCGGAGCTGCGCTTCCGCAGCAGCGCGATCGAGAAGGCAGGCAGCGATCGCTACCGCATCGCCGGCACCCTCGCGATCCGCGGCGTGGAGCGCGACGTCGTCCTCGAGGCCGAGTACCTCGGACGGATGAAGGACCCCTTCGGAACCGACCGGATCGCCTTCAGCGCCCACACCTCGATCGATCGCCGCGACTTCGGGCTCACCTGGAACAAGGCGGTGGAGGCTGGCGGCGTGCTGGTCGGCGACCGGATCGAGATCGCGCTCGAGGTGCAGGCCGTGCAGGCTGCTGCTGCGGACGCTGCCTGA
- a CDS encoding pirin family protein has product MRTIRRAGERGHANHGWLDSRHTFSFANYYDPAHMGFRALRVINEDRVAARQGFGAHPHRDMEILTWVLAGRIEHRDSMGTVGVLRAGEMQRMSAGTGVVHSEMNGGDEPLHLLQIWILPERSGIAPSYEQKAFPEEERRGRFRLLVSPEGAEGSLRVHQDVRLYGTALDAGESVRHGLAPGRHGWLQIARGEVTLDGVELEAGDGVAISDESELRITASEPAEVLLFDLA; this is encoded by the coding sequence ATGCGGACCATTCGACGGGCAGGCGAGCGGGGCCACGCCAACCACGGCTGGCTCGACTCCCGCCACACCTTCTCGTTTGCGAACTACTACGATCCCGCGCACATGGGCTTCCGGGCGCTGCGGGTGATCAACGAGGACCGCGTCGCTGCGCGGCAGGGCTTCGGCGCCCATCCCCACCGGGACATGGAGATCCTCACCTGGGTCCTCGCCGGTCGGATCGAGCACCGGGACAGCATGGGGACGGTGGGCGTGCTCCGTGCCGGCGAGATGCAGCGGATGAGCGCGGGGACCGGCGTCGTGCACAGCGAGATGAACGGCGGCGACGAACCCCTCCACTTGCTGCAGATCTGGATCCTTCCCGAGCGCAGCGGCATCGCGCCGAGCTACGAACAGAAGGCCTTCCCGGAGGAGGAGCGCCGGGGACGCTTCCGGCTCCTCGTCTCGCCGGAGGGTGCGGAGGGCTCGCTGCGGGTCCACCAGGACGTGCGGCTCTACGGCACCGCCCTCGATGCAGGCGAGAGCGTGCGCCATGGCCTCGCGCCGGGCAGGCACGGCTGGCTGCAAATCGCCAGGGGCGAGGTGACCCTCGACGGCGTCGAGCTGGAAGCTGGCGACGGCGTCGCGATCTCGGACGAGAGCGAGCTGCGCATAACCGCGAGCGAGCCGGCGGAGGTGCTGCTCTTCGACCTCGCCTGA
- a CDS encoding ubiquinol-cytochrome c reductase iron-sulfur subunit: protein MHSDASERAGEEPGLPNPERRSLLTAITLGIAGLTAAAVGIPFVAFFLSPFRQRPQVAWRPVGRLDDFPRGETVKVTFLDPDPRPWAGASAASAAWLRHDTDGSLVAFSAFCTHVGCPVRWIAGAGLFLCPCHGGAFDRNGDVAAGPPPRPLDRYEVRVRQGLVELRAEGLPLPGKVG from the coding sequence ATGCACAGCGACGCGTCCGAGAGGGCAGGCGAGGAGCCGGGGCTTCCCAATCCCGAGCGCCGCTCGCTCCTCACTGCCATCACGCTGGGGATCGCAGGGCTCACCGCCGCGGCGGTGGGCATCCCCTTCGTCGCCTTCTTCCTCTCGCCGTTCCGGCAGCGGCCGCAGGTCGCGTGGCGTCCCGTCGGCAGGCTCGACGACTTTCCCCGCGGCGAGACGGTGAAGGTCACCTTCCTCGATCCGGATCCCCGGCCATGGGCAGGCGCCAGCGCTGCGAGCGCGGCCTGGCTGCGCCACGACACGGACGGATCCCTCGTCGCCTTCTCCGCCTTCTGCACCCACGTCGGCTGCCCGGTCCGCTGGATCGCGGGCGCCGGCCTCTTCCTCTGCCCCTGCCACGGCGGGGCCTTCGATCGGAACGGCGACGTCGCAGCAGGCCCGCCCCCGCGTCCGCTCGACCGCTACGAGGTCCGGGTCCGGCAGGGACTGGTCGAGCTCCGCGCCGAGGGCCTCCCCCTCCCGGGGAAGGTCGGATGA
- a CDS encoding cytochrome b N-terminal domain-containing protein: MNPFRALWAWFYDRFRLPVFHRFIQEHRVPKALAGRKGWFYILGNATLAAFLVQVVTGIALTSKYVATPAHAYESLQHITDVATLGWLIRALHYFGASAMVILIVLHACRTFLTGSYKFPREASWMTGVVLLFLTSLLAFSGQLLRWNQDGVWAVVVAAQFASRVPLVGAELAEFVLAGQGVGGPTLSRFYSLHTIVLPVLVVAVVSFHLYLVIENGISEPPESGKPVDKRTYRAQYEKLKEHGADYFPDTVWREAIAALVVVAVIFALAFTFGPKTLGAPPDPTTLSARPRPDWFLIWYYAVLWLKPRGAETLVMVYLPLGTLFFLFVMPILFGKGERSPLRRPWAIPIVVGILASFASLIWLGLRAPWEPDYETKPIPTAVIGAAEGPVYEGALLFHERGCQICHRVLDHGGAYGPDLTNVTTRLSPEEVAVRTVMGFGDMPAYRDAITDAELGTIVAFLKAIEGRKQAAGASTTIIGGPGGEQ; the protein is encoded by the coding sequence ATGAATCCCTTCCGCGCGCTCTGGGCCTGGTTCTACGACCGCTTCCGGCTGCCGGTCTTCCACCGCTTCATCCAGGAGCATCGGGTCCCGAAGGCGCTCGCCGGCAGGAAGGGCTGGTTCTACATCCTCGGCAACGCGACGCTTGCCGCCTTCCTCGTGCAGGTCGTGACCGGCATCGCGCTCACCAGCAAATACGTCGCGACCCCGGCCCACGCCTACGAGAGCCTCCAGCACATCACCGACGTCGCAACCCTCGGCTGGCTGATCCGGGCGCTCCACTATTTCGGCGCCTCGGCGATGGTGATCCTCATCGTCCTGCACGCCTGCCGCACCTTCCTCACCGGCTCGTACAAATTCCCCCGCGAAGCGAGCTGGATGACCGGTGTCGTCCTGCTCTTCCTCACCTCCCTCCTCGCCTTCAGCGGCCAGCTCCTCCGCTGGAACCAGGACGGCGTCTGGGCGGTGGTGGTGGCTGCACAATTCGCCTCGCGGGTGCCGCTCGTCGGCGCCGAGCTCGCCGAGTTCGTCCTCGCCGGCCAGGGGGTGGGCGGCCCGACCTTGAGCCGCTTCTACTCGCTCCACACCATCGTGCTGCCGGTCCTCGTGGTGGCGGTCGTCTCGTTCCACCTCTACCTGGTGATCGAGAACGGGATCTCGGAGCCGCCGGAGAGCGGCAAGCCCGTCGACAAGCGCACCTACCGCGCGCAGTACGAGAAGCTCAAAGAGCACGGCGCCGACTATTTCCCGGACACGGTGTGGCGCGAGGCGATCGCGGCCCTCGTGGTGGTGGCGGTGATCTTCGCCCTCGCCTTCACCTTCGGCCCGAAGACGCTGGGAGCGCCGCCCGATCCCACCACCCTCTCGGCGCGGCCCCGGCCCGACTGGTTCCTCATCTGGTATTACGCCGTGCTCTGGCTCAAGCCCCGCGGCGCAGAGACCCTGGTGATGGTCTACCTGCCGCTGGGCACGCTCTTCTTCCTTTTCGTGATGCCGATCCTCTTCGGCAAGGGGGAGCGGAGCCCGCTGCGGCGGCCGTGGGCGATCCCGATCGTCGTCGGGATCCTCGCCTCCTTCGCCTCGCTGATCTGGCTCGGGCTGCGGGCGCCCTGGGAGCCCGACTACGAGACCAAGCCGATCCCGACCGCGGTGATCGGCGCGGCGGAGGGGCCGGTCTACGAGGGCGCCCTGCTCTTCCACGAGCGCGGCTGCCAGATCTGCCACCGGGTCCTCGACCACGGCGGCGCCTACGGGCCGGACCTCACCAACGTCACCACCCGCCTCTCGCCGGAGGAGGTGGCGGTGCGCACGGTGATGGGCTTCGGCGACATGCCGGCCTACCGCGACGCGATCACCGACGCGGAGCTCGGAACGATCGTTGCGTTTCTGAAGGCGATCGAGGGCCGCAAGCAGGCCGCCGGTGCGAGCACCACGATCATCGGCGGACCGGGCGGCGAGCAGTGA
- the coxB gene encoding cytochrome c oxidase subunit II: protein MKRSLAIALLLQGCGGAMSALEPAGPYAARLESLWWFFFWITIVPAAVVIGFALYAVRSARPDRPAAADGRFLAIGTVLPLVVITVMFVRSMAVSNEVKGVPSTPADLRIEVIGHQFWFEVRYPDHRVVTATEVHVPVGSEVELRVTSADVIHSFWIPQAQGKIDMIPGHRNAIRLRVDEPGTYRGICTEFCGVQHALMGLLLVAHPAEAFDAWILAQQRDTSADATSPGARHFERWCVECHAIRGAFPAGATGSPGPDLTHLATRRTLGSATLANNRGNLGGWILDPQPLKPGVRMPASPLSPAELHELLDYLESLR from the coding sequence GTGAAGCGGAGCCTCGCGATCGCGCTCCTGCTGCAGGGCTGCGGCGGCGCCATGTCCGCCCTCGAGCCGGCGGGCCCCTACGCCGCACGCCTCGAGTCGCTGTGGTGGTTCTTCTTCTGGATCACGATCGTCCCGGCGGCGGTGGTGATCGGCTTCGCCCTCTACGCCGTCCGCAGCGCCAGGCCCGATCGCCCTGCCGCTGCGGATGGCCGCTTCCTCGCCATCGGCACGGTGCTCCCCCTCGTGGTGATCACCGTGATGTTCGTGCGCTCGATGGCGGTGAGCAACGAGGTGAAGGGGGTGCCTTCGACCCCTGCCGATCTTCGGATCGAGGTGATCGGCCACCAGTTCTGGTTCGAGGTCCGCTACCCCGACCACCGGGTGGTGACGGCCACCGAGGTCCACGTGCCGGTGGGAAGCGAGGTCGAGCTCCGCGTCACCTCCGCCGACGTGATCCACTCCTTCTGGATCCCGCAGGCGCAAGGAAAGATCGACATGATCCCCGGGCACCGGAACGCCATCCGGCTCCGGGTGGACGAGCCCGGCACCTACCGCGGGATCTGCACCGAGTTCTGCGGCGTGCAGCACGCGCTGATGGGGCTCCTCCTCGTGGCCCATCCCGCCGAGGCGTTCGACGCCTGGATCCTCGCGCAGCAGCGTGACACGAGCGCCGACGCCACCTCGCCAGGTGCCCGCCACTTCGAGCGCTGGTGCGTCGAGTGCCACGCGATCCGCGGCGCCTTCCCAGCCGGCGCCACCGGTTCGCCCGGTCCCGATCTCACCCACCTCGCCACCAGGCGCACCCTCGGCTCCGCCACCCTCGCAAACAACCGCGGCAACCTCGGCGGCTGGATCCTCGATCCGCAGCCGCTCAAGCCCGGCGTGCGCATGCCCGCATCGCCGCTCTCCCCGGCAGAGCTCCACGAGCTCCTCGACTACCTGGAGAGCCTGCGATGA